In the Anaerolineae bacterium genome, CAGCCTGGCGGTCTTCCATATTGCGCTGGAGCGGACCACCGCTGCCAACGCCACATTTCTGGGCAACCTGGCCCCGCTGTGGGTGGGCGTGATCACCCTGCTGGTGCTGCGCCGCGCCCTGCCGCGCCTGTTCTGGCCGGGCATGGCGGTTGCCCTGCTGGGCGCGGGGCTGATGGTTTTCAGCGAAGGCGGGCTGACCGGCGTTCATAGCGGTGACCTGATCATCTTCGCCAACAGCACGATCTGGGCCGCCTACCAGGTGCTGACCGGGGAGGCGCGGGCGCGCATCAGCGCGTTGACCTGGGGCTGGATGGTGACCGGGATCGGCATGCTGATCCTGATCCCGCTGACGCTGTTGCGGGGCTATTCCCTGACCGGCTACGATGGGCCGACGATCGCGGCGCTGGTGGCCGCCGGGTTGATCTCGCAGTTTGGCGGGTTTATGGGCTACAACTACGCGTTGGGCTATGTCCCGGTAGCGCGGGCCTCGGTGATCAATCTGCTACAGCCAGTGATCACGGCGGTGGTTGCGGCCCTGTTGCTGGGCGAACCGTTTGGCGGCTGGCGGCTGGCCGGCGGGGCGCTGGTGTTGACCGGTATCTACGTGGCGACGCGCCCCGGCTACAGCCGCCTGGCCTCCCAACAGGCAGCGGAGGCCTGAGCAGCCCCCGCTACAGCGCCTGCTGCAGCGGCCACCGCCCGGCCCCCCGCCTGAACTCCTGAACGGTTATTGCTCGCGTGACCAGCGCTCGCGGTCAACTTCCGTGACGAAAACGACGTTGCCTTCCTGATCCAGGATGCGTATCTCCTTGGCCTGCAGGTCAGCGTCCAGATTCCACAGCGGTACAACCAGATCAACAACCGCGCTGGCCTGCATCTCAGAAGTATGGGCCATATCTCGCTGGGCGTCTTCTCCGCCATAGACGTGCAGACGACGCGGGTCCTCAATCCCAAAGCGCAGGCTGCGCTCCCCAACGACTTCGACCGTCCACTCGCCGGGGCGCTCAGCGACATTGGGCGCGTAACTATTGATGATCCGTCCCCGTTCAAGCTGGACGCCCTTGAGCCTACCCTCGGGGTCCGATTCAATGACCAGGGTCAGGATGGCCACCTGCCGCCCGTCCGGCGGGGTTGGCGCCGGCGTCAGGCCGTCAGCGGGCACGAAGGTAGGCTTGGGGCCGATTTCGTTCTGGGCAGTGATGGCGGCGGAGCCAAACAGGAGCGCCACTCCCACCAGCGCCAGCACGCCCAGCCCGGCGGTCAGAAGAACAGTCTGTTTGCGGTTCATCGCCAGACTCCTTTGCCTTTATGGCCAGTCCCAGTTGGTGGGGGCGAACACACTTGGCGCGTTGACGGTCGCACCGAGGGCGGTGAGCACATTGCGCACGATCACCCAGTCAGCCGGCCCGAATTCCCAGACGGTCGGCCCGGCGTCACGCATCAGGTCGATGTTGTTGTCCTCGGAACGCCACCAGGTGGTACCGTTATTGGCGGTGAAGGATCGGCAGTTGCGCCAGCCGGCATTGGCCGCGTCACTGGTGCAGGCGGCCTGGCTGTTATACAGAATCGGGGAGATGTTCCAGTAACCACCGTCACAACAGTATTCATCCGGCAGGCCAAAGGCCGCGTGCCCGGATTCGTGGACGGCGATCCACTCTCTGCCGCCACCGGCCATGGCGCTGGCCCGCCCGCCGCCGCCACAATCGCGGACGCCGGCCTCGCGGTGGACGATCACGACCAGCTCGGCGAAGGCGGCGTCGGCCAGGTTCGGCCAGGTGATGCGCGGGCAGATGCCGCTGGTCGGCGGCTCGACATCGCCGCCGGCGGCCGTGGAGAACCAGAAGTTGAACAGGCCCAGGTTGGCGCCAACAACAGCATTCTGCCAGAAGCCAGTATCGATCAGGTCAGCCACGTCATTAAGAAAATTTTGGCGGTTGGCGGTGTTGGTCAGGGCGCCATAGCCCTCGTCCGCCACGAAGACAACATCAATCGCGCTGGCCGGGTCGCGCCAGCGGATGGCCGAAAACACGGTAGTGCCGACGGAAAACGCCGGTGTCGCCGTAGCGGAAAGGGTGAAATCGCAGCCGGTCAGGATCAGGGCCAGCAGCGTCAGTCCGCCCAGCAGGCGACGCCAGGGCACGGCACTTCGGCGATGCTCGTCCATAACAGGGTCTCCTTGAGATGCTACAGGACAGGGATGAATACGAGCACGCAGCGCTCGCCGCGTGACGACACAGGTGGGCTGACGGGGTAGCACCCGGGCCAGGCAGGAGGACTGCCGGTCGATAACCGCTCGGACAGTCCGGGGAAGTCCGTGCCCGCCGGACATCCTCAGTCACTTATACAGGAGTTTTATGGAGTGCGCAAATCTGATTTTTCGGGGTTATCCAGCGGCAGAGCGCTATCAAAACGGGAGCGCCGGGCACAGACTCCGGCGCTCCCCTGCTCCATGGGTTGCTGCTGGCGGCGCTCATGCGCCGGGCATGGTGTAACGCTCGCGGATGTTGGGCACCAGGTATTCGTCAAAGGCGCGGCGCAGGTCGTAATCGGGTGCCCAGCCCCAGTCCTGCCGGGCGCGACTGTCGTCCTGGTCGACCGGCCAGCTATCCACGATGCCCTGCCGCCGCCGATCCGGGGCAAAGGTGATCTGTGCGCCGGGGAAGGCCCGCAGTACCTCCCCGCGGAAGTCCCCGGCGGAGAGGCTGAAGCTGGTCACATTGTAGACATGGGTGGTCAGGCGTTCCTGCGGCGCGGCTTCCAGCATCAGCAGGGCCTTGATCGCGTCCGGCATGGCCATGAAGGGCATGGTTGTATCTTCCCGGACGAAGCAGGCGTACGGCTCGCCCCGCGCGGCAGCGTGCAGCATCTCCGGGCCATAGTCGCTGGTACCGCCGCTGGGCACGGTGAAGGCGCTGATCAGGCCGGGGAAGCGAATGGCGCGGAAGTCCACCGTGTGAGGCGGGCGTTCGGCGGCCAGCTGGCGGTAATGACGGGCGTAGTAGCGACCCAGGTGCTCGGCGTAGAGCTTGTTGCAGCCGTACATGGTGGTCGGGATGTTCCACTCATGCTCGCGGACGGCCCCGGCGCTGGCCTTGGTGGCCAGGTCCGGCAGGCCATAGACGGCGATCGAACTGGGAAAGATAAACTTGACCGGCTGGCCCAGCCACATGGCCTGGTCAACAGCCAGCTTGAGCAGGCCCAGTGTGCCATCGACATTGACGCGGTGGGCGGCCTCCGGCGTGAATTCCGCGCGGGTAGAGAGCAAAGCGGCCAGGTGAAAGATGCGCGGAATCGAAAACTCTGAAACCAGGCGATCCATTAATTTGTCATCCAACAGATCGCCGGTGATGCTGTACGGGCAGTGTTTGCGGATCTCGTCTGGCAGGGGGCGGACATCCAGGGCCAGGATATTGCGCACACCGCTGGCGGACAGACGCTGGATCAGGGCCTGGCCCATCTCGCCGCTGGCGCCCGTCACAAGCACAACTTCTTTGCGCATGGCTTCTCCTTGAGATGCGTATCGCTGTCTTCCGGCCAGCTGGCCAGCGCCCTGGGCGCCCTGGCGGGCCGGCGATGGGCATTCTAGCGCCCTCAGGCGGCGCCTGCCAGGTTCCGATCCTCATCAAGCGGGACGCCAAGTGACCTGTCATGCTCGCGCAGCATACCGCCATAAGGCAGCAGGCCGGCGGGCGCCGGCTGACCGATCAGGAGGAGCGATCGGCGGCGGCAAACGTGAAAATCGCCGCGGCAATACAACATGAGGTAAACCCGCCGGGCGTTCTGGCGGAAGTAAGCGAACATCGGACAGGCTTCTACAAACTCGCAAACCTGCTGTTCAGGGGCCATGCGGAATATGGTCTCTTGGTTAGATAGCGAATCTCTATCCGTTGTCATGATAAAGTATAAAGTAAAATAGAATTTATCACCAAAGAATTAATGTTTTATTTACGATCCAGGGAAGTAGCTACCCGGTGGCAGCCTGCAGGATCGCCGCCAGAGCAGCCAGAGTCAGGCCGGTCGCCAGCAGCAGGAGGAAGGGGAACAGATTCGCCTGCTTGAGCCGGAAGCGCACAAAGGCAGCATGGAAGAGAAACAACAGCAGGTAACCCAGGACGGTTGTCCAGGCAGCGACGGGGTAGCCATAGGGGGGGATCAGGGCCACATTGAGGGCGATATTGGCTGCCGCCGCCAGCATCGTCCCCAGGGAGATTGTGCCGGTGCGCTTTTCGTAATATTCCAGGTTGACGTAGAAGGTGTGCGGCAACATAAAGAAGCATCCCGCCATCACCACCGGGACGATCGCCAGCCCTTCGCGGTATTCTGGCGGGGTCACCAGCCGGGCCAGCGGCGGCCCGACGATGATAAGGCCAGCGGTGACCACCGCAAACAGCAGCGTATACTGGCTGGCGCGGGCGCGGATGGCGGCGCGTATTGCGACGCGGGCAGTAGAGTCGCCTTCCTGCCCTTCACGGGCCATCTGCTCGAAGAACCAGGGCACCCAGGCGCGGTTGGCCCCAGCCCACAGCACAAAGACCACGCTGCCAATCTGGTAGGCGAAGCTGTAGATGCCCGCCGCTCCCAGCCCGGCATACTGGCCGATCAGCACCCGGTCAAACTGGCTCAACAACAGCCCGGCCAGCAGGTGCGGGATCAACGGCACGCTATAGGCCAGGGCGTAGCGCCAGGCTGCCCGATCGACCGGACGCCGCCCGCGCCACAATAGCCCCGCCCCCAGCACCAGCCCACCTCCCCCGCTGACCAGCGCAATACCCAGGGCGCGGGCCAGCGCCCCGTCCACGCCCGGCAGCCGACCCGGCAGGATCAGGATGAAAGCGAGGGATAGCACGATCCGCAGCAAGGCCAGGGCCAGGCTGAGCGCCGTATACAGCCGGTAGCGGTAGGCGTACAGCCAGGCTTCCAGGACGATCTCGATGACAAAGAGGCCCGCCGCTGCGGATGCCGCCAGCAACACCAGCCGCCGCTCAATGCGGAAGAGTGCTGCCAGTGTCTCCCCCGGCAACAGGGCCAGCCCGCCCAGCGCCGCCAGCGCCGTCAGCGTCCCCAGCGCAGCGATGGTGGAGAGAAACTGGCGGAAGCGCCGGTCATCATAGTCGTAGCGGGCGCGGCCCACTGCCCGATCCAGCCGGAGCGTGATCGTGCTGTTGAAGATCGTCATCCAGGTGAGGAACAGGGCAACCGCCCCGTATTCCTCCGGTGTCAGCAGCAGGGCGAAAACCGGCATGAACAGGAAGTCGAGGCCCTTTTGCAGGGTATGGCCGGTCACATACCACAGCGTGGTGCGGGCCGACCGGCTCTCCAGGGCGCGCTGGCCGCGGCGCAGGACAGCGATCATCGATGGCTATCCTCGCTCGCCGGCATCCGGACGCCGATCGCGGCCAGGAAGCGGGCCAGTTCCGGCGGGAAGGGAGCGTCCTCCGCGCTGATCAGCCAGGCTTCCGCCGCCGGGTTGAGCCAGCGCGTGGTGTGCAGGACACTGGACGGCCCGGAGGCCACCGCGCGCAGCGCCGATCCCAGCCGGGCGATGATCAGTTCGGCGGGAATAGTCCGCACCAGTACGCGAACATCCTCTCCTACCGCCAGCAGCCGGGCGAGGTCCTCCTGCTCGCGTGGGTGAGCTTTGAGCAGCACCTGCCAGCCCTGCCCCTCCCAGGCCCGGATCAGGCCGCGCAGGTTCGCCAGCAGCGCCGGAGTCAGAGCCGACGAATGAGGGACGCAGATCAGGGCGGGACGGCTCAGCCCCTGCCAGTCGAACAAGCCATCCTCCGGCGGGGCAAAGAGGCCGATCAGGGCGTCCAGCTCCGGCGGGGTAAAGACCGGGCGCGGCAGGGCGTGGCGTGGCAGCCGTCGCAGGGCAGCGTTGGCGTGCTCCGGAAAGGTCAGGTAAGCGGCCTGCAACAGGCTGAAGCCGCCCATGCCTTCCAGGCGCTCAAAGCCCCGCCCGTAGACCAGCGGGAAAAGCGCGGTCAGCCGCCTGGCATGGGTGCGCTCTGGCGGCTGGCGATCCACGTAGGCCGCCGCGCCATCTTCAACGGCATACAGGCGGCAGCCGGGGCTGCGCCGGAGGGCATCCACCGCGATCTGCTGGACATCCGGGCGCATGTCGTTAAACAGGTAAACGGTCTGCGGCGGATGGGGGGCCAGCAGATGGCGGGCGCGGCGGACAGCAGCAATCAGCGGCAGGTGAGCCGTGAGGCGGCGCAGCGGATGTGGCGGGCGCGGGGCGTCCTGTGCGCCAGGGAGCAGGATCGTCCGGCCCGACGCGGGCAGCAGCCCTGCCAGCCCATCAACGGCGCGGCGCGCGCCCTCGAAGTCGTTGAACACGGCCAGCCATGGCGAGGGACCAGGCTCGGCCCGGATCAGGCTGAGGCTATACAGGATGTGCAGCGGGGTATGAGCCAGAAAGAGGCGGATGGTCATCAGTAGAGCAGCCTGGCGCCAATGCGCCGCAGATAGCGGACGGTCGCCGGACGGATCGGGCGGCGTTCCCGGCGCAACAGGGTGCGTTCCGCCCACAGGGCGCCCAGCATGCCCAGCGCTACGCCCGGTCGCCGGGTCCTGATCAGCGCCGCCACACCCCAGATCAGCATCGTGGTCAGCGGGTAGGGCAGCGGCAACAGACGCCAGGCCATACGCGCCTTATTGAGACTGTAATGCTGCCAGCGCTCGACTTCCTCCAGGCGCCCCTCTGACGAGGTGTAATGGCGGGCGGCAACCTCCGGCAGGTACACGATCTCCCAGCCGGCGTCAATCAGGCGCAGGCTCAGATCGATCTCCTCCATGGCGTAGAAGTAACGCTCCGGGTAGACCTCCGGGCCGCCCAGCGCCGCAGCGCGCAGGGCATGCGCTGTGCCCAGGAAGTAAGGGGCCGGGGTAGGCGCCGTCAGGGCGCGGGCGTAGGCCTTATCGGGGTAAGGTAGATGGCGCTCATCCAGCCGTCCGTCCGGGTGCAGGATGCGCCCACACAGCCCGCCGCAGCGCGGATTGGCGGCGAAGTACCCCACGATCCGGCTGACTTCCTGCGGGGTAGACCATGCGGCGTCGTCATCGATGAAGATCAGCAGATCGCCCCGGGCCAGCCTGATCCCCAGGTTGCGCCCGCCGCAGACGCCCAGATTGTGCGGCGCGTGCTCCACGTGGAGCCGGGCGCGGTCATCCAGCGGGGGAAGGCGCAGGGTTTCCTGCGGGCCATTGTTGATCAGGATGATCTCATAGGGTGCAGGCAGACCCTCCTGACGGAAGATCGATTCCAGGCAGCGGTACAGATCATCCTGGCGTCCGTAGGTGATGACAATAAAGGAAAGCTGCATGGCAGGCGTTTCATCCGACGCTCAGGTTAAGCCTGGCTTATTATAGACATACAGGCCCCTCCTGGCATACCGGTCGCAGCCGGCAGCCGGGAGACTGGGAGACCGGCAAGAAAGAGGCAGGAGGCAAGCGGCAGGTGACAGGAACAGAGACGCCGGGACACCCGGCCCCTTGCGGCAGCAGGGCGGATCGTTTACTGTTGGACCAGCGTGGATCGCGGGGGCGGCTTCCCCCGCCTGGTGATGAGGTGAAGCGATGCGTGACGTGATCAAGACTTCCGACGCCCCAAAGGCCATCGGGCCATATTCGCAGGGGATCCGAATCGGCAACCTGGTCTATACAGCCGGTCAGGCAGCAGTTGACCCGGCGACCGGTCGTCTGATCGAGGGCGACATCAAGGCCCAGACCGAGCAGACGATGAAGAACCTGGACGCCATCCTCAGGGCGGCGGGCACTTCCCTGCAGCGTGCCGTCAAGGCGAATGTCTACCTGCACAACATCGCCGATTTCGCCGCCATGAACGAGGTCTACGCCCGCTGGATTGACCCGGAGAAGCCGCCGGCGCGGACGACCGTCGGTGGGCTGGATTTGCCACTAGGGGCGCTGGTGGAGATCGAGGTGGTGGCCGACGCGAGCGAGGGCAGCTGACGCCTTAACAGGGAGCAGAAGGGAGTACCAGGCCGCCGGTGACGATCATCGGCGGCCTGGAGGGTGGTGGAAGTGTCCTTAACGATTTACTGAAAAACCAAGTTATTGTCTCCCCCCTCTACCCCCCGATCACCTGTAGCTCGCGCGGGAAGGTCGTCAGCGATTCCGCGCCGTCTGCTGTGATCAGCACGTTGTCTTCAATGCGCACCCCGCCCACCCCCGGCAGGTAGACACCCGGCTCCACCGTGAAGACATGGCCCGGCTCCAGCAACTGCGCATTCCCCTCGCGGATATAGGGGCCTTCGTGCACTTCCATGCCCAGGCCGTGCCCGGTGCGATGGGTGAAGTACGCCCCCAGCCCGGCCTTCTCGATTTCGGCACGGGCGGCGCGGTCGACTTCCTGGCAGGGCACACCCGGTCCGGCAGCCCGGCGCCCGGCGGCGTTGGCCGCGTAGACCGCCGCGTAAGCCTCCCGCAAACGCGCGTCCGGCTCCCCCAGGGCGAAGGTGCGGGTGATATCGGAGGTATAGTGGTCGAAGCTGATGCCGAAGTCAAAGAGCAGCAGGTCGCCTTCGCGCAGGGCGCGGCTTCCGGGGACGCCGTGTGGCAGGGCGCTATTCGGTCCGCCCAGCACGATCGGCGGGAAGAGCAGCTCGCCCCCACCGCGCTGCAACATAGCGATCACCAGAGCGTTAGCGATCTGGCGCTCGGTCATGCCGGGCCGGACAGTCCCGATCACCTCCTGCAGGGCATCCTGGCTGATGGCAATCGCCCGGCGCAGGGCGGCCACCTCGGCGGCGTCCTTGCGCAGCCGCAGCGCGGCCAGCGCGTCCCCGGCGTCGGTGATGACAGCCCCCGGCGCATGGCGGGTGATCAACAGCGCCTCGTTATAGCGCATTCGCAGTCCTTCCACGCCCAGCCGCTTGCCGGGCAGGTCCAGCGCCGCCAGCGCGGCATGCACGGCCCCGTCCGGCCCATCGGTGTCGGTGTAGGTGAAGAGCCGGATCGGGTATGGCGGGCTGGCCAGCTTATCCTGCTCCAGGGCCGGCAGGACAAAAACCGGGTCGCCGGCGGGCGGGTAGAAGCCGAACAGCGGGCGCTCCATCAGGTGGAACTCCTGCCCGGTCAGGTAAATCATATTGGGGCCGGGGACAAGCGCAATGGCGTCCAGCCCGGCGCTGGCTACAATCTGCTGGAGGGTCTGTAAGCGTGTCGTGTACATCGATCACTGCCTCTGAGCGTCAGATGAGCGCAACTACGGCCAAGCGTAGCAACGGAGCGAGATTCGGGCAACCAGGGCACAGCTACTCTTGCTGCACAAACAGGATCACTACCCCCAGCGCCAGCAGGTAGGCCAGCGCCGCGGCAGCAGCATTGGCGGCGATTCCCCCGGCGAAGAGGGCCGTCCCCAGCGGCGCGCCTACCATGCGCCCGAAGGAGACAAAGGCCACATTGCCGGCCAGCAGCGTCGCCCGGCGTTCCGGAGCAATCTCCGTCATCAGGGCGATGCTCGTCACCAGCGTTGCCTCAAACGTCAGGTAGAACAGGAACAGTCCCAGCAGGCTACCCTCCACGCTGGTCCCCAGCGCCGGCAGCGCCAGGGCGCTCAGCACGCTGGCCGCTGCGCCCAGCGCCACCGCCCGCCGCTTGCCCAGCCGGTCGACCACGCCGATAACCAGCCCTTCGCCGCCCAGTTCCGCCACGCCGATCACGATCGATGCCGCCCCCAGCGCCGCGATCTGCAGGCCGAAGGCATCCTCCAGCCACACGCCAAAGACGATGCTGACCAGCTCATTGGCGAAGGTGATCAGCAGGCTGACGGTCAGGGCAGCCAGGGCGGAGCGGTAGGTCAGCAGGGCACGGATGGCATCCGGCAGTGCGGGCGGCTGGCTGCCCGATCCACGCCCGCCGCTGACCAGCAGCGCCAGCAGGACGCAGCAGCCAAGCAGCAGCGCCGCCAGCCAGGGGAAGGCCGCGTTCCAACCGCCGCGCGCGATCAGCCACCCGGCAACCGGGATGCCCACCAGATATGCCGCTGACCAGGCCAGCTCGGTCAGGCCAATGGCCAGGCCCCGCCGCCGGTAATCCACCCGATCGCCAACGTAAGCCTGCATTGACGTGTCAAAGACGATCTTGCCCGCACCCAGCAGTAGCAGCCCGGCGAAGAAAATGCCGTACAGCGGCAGGATCGTCATCAGCAACAGGGCAGCGATCACCGCGATGAGGCCGATCAGCATCCCCGCCCGGCGCCCGCGCCGATCAGCGATCACGCCAAAGGCCGGACCAAGCAACCCCAGGCTGGAACGGGCGGTAATGGCCAGCGCCACCGCCTCCAGGTCCACGCCCAGTCCGCGGGCGATGGTTGGCAGGAAGGGGTAAACCAGCCGGTAGGCGGTATTGATCAGGGTGCGGGTGACGGTGATGGTGACGATCTGGTAGCGCAGGCGGGCAGGTTGGCGAATGGCGCTCACAGAGTCTCCTTTGCAGGCAGGCGTCAGCGAATATGCGGCCAGCCGCCGCGATCCAGATAATCGTGCATGATCTGGCTGATGGCTTCCAGGCGCGTCTGCGCCAGCACCTGTTCGACCGGCAGGAAAGCTACCGCCGAATTCTCGTCGTCCGCGCCTTCCGGGATGAGTTGCCCACCGGTCACGCGGCAGGCATACGCTGCGCCCACGCCGTGCACCGCATCACCGTTGGGATAGGTGACATAGAACAGGCGCGGATCGCTATAGAGACCCACCAGCGCGTACGGCTCCACGATCAGGCCGGTTTCCTCCTGCACCTCGCGGACGACGGTAGCCGGGCAGGTCTCGCCCAGATCGCTGAAGCCGCCGGGGAAGTCCCAGCAGGCAAAGTCGGCGCGGTAGGTCATCAGGATGTAGCCGCGGTCATCCTCCACGATGGCCAGCGCGCCGGGCAGAATCACCGTCTCGTGGCCGACAGCAGCCCGCAATACAGGGTAGTACGGGCGCAGCGGCGGAAACGACTCGACCGGTTCGATCTGCGGCGGCTCCCCGGCGCGGGCGCGCAGCGCGCACGTCACCATCTCCTGGTGGGAGGGATGCGTCCGGCGCAGAAAGGCTTCCGGCTCGATGAAAAAGGCCGTCAGCGTCTCGCCGCCGTCTGCCTGAAGCGCGCCGCCTGCCGCTTCCCCCCAGAAGATAGCCGTCCACTGCTGAACCTGATCGCCGTTGGGGTAGCGCAGATTGTAGCGGGGATGGGTCAACAGGCCAGCCAATCCCTTGATCTCCGCCGTAATGCCCGTTTCCTCCCGCACCTCGCGCCGGGCCGTCTGGAGCAGGGTCTCGCCCGGTTCCATGGCCCCGCCGGGGATGCTCAGCCAGTCGAAGTCGTAGCGCGTCTGGGCCAGGATGCGCCCCTGCGCGTCGAAGATCACGGCGCTGGCGTAAACCAGGTAGATCAGCTGGCTGCCAACCTTGCCGCGCAGCCATTTGACATAGCCATCTGCCAGCGATTGCGGCGGATTGATTGCACTCATGGGTTTCCTCTGTGTGCCGGGTAGCGCGGCCTGCAGGGTACAGCGTGCCCTTGACAAGCGCCGCTGGCGGGCGCTACAATGCTTGCCACAGGACGGGCGTGTAGCTCAGTTGGGAGAGCGCTACAATCGCACTGTAGAGGTCCAGGGTTCGAATCCCTGCACGTCCACACACAAAAGCGTGAGCAGCGTGCTCACGCTTTTTGCATCGATCGCTCCGGTTGCGCACGTCCTGCTTCCACGGGTTCTGCCCCCGGCAGCGCCGATGATGCTACGGCCAGACCTCGTCCACGCGGTCGGCCCGGATCGTGATTCGCTCTTCAACCAGATCGCTGCGCCCTGAGTCAAAGTCGGAGTACTGGATCGCCTGGATGATGGCGTTGCGGTAGATCCAGCGGCGGGTTTCCACCCCCTCATCCAGGGCGATGATGGCCACGTCGCGGGTGGGGCGGCTGCCATCGCGGGAGGTCCGGGCCCAGACATTAAAGGGCGCGGCAGGATCGTGCTGCACCATCTTGGTGATGGTAAGCGGCGGCAACTCGCCTTCCAGCACAAAACTGGTCAGGCCCTGCACAGCAAAAATGCCGCTGACCACCTGACCATCCAGCGCCACCTGAAACTCGTGAGCCGAGAGACTGTCAACCGATTTAACACCAATGGCTGGATTCATAGCCCGATCCAGACTCCTTTCTGCCGGAGGAACCGGTCAGCGGCTTCGTAGCACGTTTCTGTCAAGTGAACGCACCCGCCTGCCTTAGCGCCTGTAGATAACAGTATACAGGGGGGCTGAAAATCCACGCAAATGACCGTATTCACTCCCGTAACATGCAACCGGGGGAGCCAGGCCCCGCAACAGCCCGGTGGCCATTGCTACGACACCAGCAACCCTTCTTTTGCCAGGAAGTCCAGCATGGCCTCCTGCCACGGGCGCAGGGTGATGCCCAGCAGGGCGGCGGCGCTATTCTCCAGGGCGCTAAATTCCGGCGGGCGAGAGGGGCGCGGGTACTGGGCCAGGACGATCGGCTCGATCGGGATAGCGGCATAGCCGGCATGATCCAGAACAAAGCGAGCCAGCCCCCAGCGGGAGACATACCCGGCGTTGACCAGATGGTATGTGCCATAATGCCCGCTGGCCAGCAGGCGGACGATCGCCTCCGCCAGGTCGTCGTTGTAGGTCGGGGCGGCGATTTCGTTGATTACCACGCGCAGAACCTGTCCCTGCTGCGCCCGGTTGAGGATGGCGTGGACGAAGTTGTGGCCGCCGTGGGCGATCAGCCAGGAAGTGCGCACAATGTAGTGCTGCGGGACCAGCTCGCGCACAATCTGCTCGGCCACCCATTTGCTGTAGCCATACGGGTTGATCGGGCTGGCAGCGTCGTATTCGCGGTAAGGGGCGCGGGCCTGGCCATCAAAGACCTCGTTGGTGCTCACATACAGCAGCGCCGCACCCAGGCGCTGGCAGGCCAGGGCAACATGCTTGGTGCCATAGGCGTTCACGCGCAGGGCGCGGCCCGGATCGCGGGCGCAGCCGTCAACATCCGTCCAGGCGGCGCAATGGATGACCAGCTCAGGCGCCTGATCGACCAGCGTGCCCACACTCGCCGGATCGGCCAGGTCGACCTCCGGCAGGTCGACGCCCAGGATCGGATGGTGCGGGGCGAGCAGGGCAGCCAGCCGCCCGCCCAGTCGACCTTTGACGCCGGTGATCATGATGCGCATGGGCACCCCCTCCCTCAAGTATGCCAGCTATAGCCGCCGGAAGTATACCCGATTTCAGGCTTCGAGGCGGCTGATCATGACGTTGGGCGGTGTTGCATCGCTACCTGAGATGCGAGGCTGATGTTCACACCGTGGCGATGTCCCCCGCGGTGATTCGGAGGTATCGAGCCACCTGTCACCCGTCTGAACAGACATCAATTCATAAATTGAAAATAAATCTTGTAGTTGATATATTGACAATAATCAATTATCAACTATGATGATGATACTGACCCAGTGTTCAGGAAGGTGAACTATGAACCGCCTCAGAATTGCTGTACCGGTAATCGTCCTCCTGGTTGGATTGATCACCGTTGGCCTGCCTGTTGCCGAAGCCATACCCCGGGAACCGATCACTGTCAAAGTCTGTTGGACCAGCAATCCGCTAATCTCGCAGTATGCTCTGGTTGACCTGACCAATGGCACCAGTGTCACCGCCAGCCAGCTGACCGGTGGCGTGTTGCTGGTCGCGCAATACGATGGCTTCGTTGAATACGGGTACTGGACCAGCCGGGAAGGATACTTTGTCCTCGGCTGGGGCTGGGAGTCTGAGGGACAGCAATTCTATTCCGCTAACGAACAGGGTCTCCTCACCACAGAGCAACTGGCCGAAGTCATGACTGTGTTCGGGCCG is a window encoding:
- a CDS encoding NUDIX domain-containing protein, with protein sequence MSAINPPQSLADGYVKWLRGKVGSQLIYLVYASAVIFDAQGRILAQTRYDFDWLSIPGGAMEPGETLLQTARREVREETGITAEIKGLAGLLTHPRYNLRYPNGDQVQQWTAIFWGEAAGGALQADGGETLTAFFIEPEAFLRRTHPSHQEMVTCALRARAGEPPQIEPVESFPPLRPYYPVLRAAVGHETVILPGALAIVEDDRGYILMTYRADFACWDFPGGFSDLGETCPATVVREVQEETGLIVEPYALVGLYSDPRLFYVTYPNGDAVHGVGAAYACRVTGGQLIPEGADDENSAVAFLPVEQVLAQTRLEAISQIMHDYLDRGGWPHIR
- the rfbD gene encoding dTDP-4-dehydrorhamnose reductase, producing MRIMITGVKGRLGGRLAALLAPHHPILGVDLPEVDLADPASVGTLVDQAPELVIHCAAWTDVDGCARDPGRALRVNAYGTKHVALACQRLGAALLYVSTNEVFDGQARAPYREYDAASPINPYGYSKWVAEQIVRELVPQHYIVRTSWLIAHGGHNFVHAILNRAQQGQVLRVVINEIAAPTYNDDLAEAIVRLLASGHYGTYHLVNAGYVSRWGLARFVLDHAGYAAIPIEPIVLAQYPRPSRPPEFSALENSAAALLGITLRPWQEAMLDFLAKEGLLVS
- a CDS encoding MFS transporter; its protein translation is MSAIRQPARLRYQIVTITVTRTLINTAYRLVYPFLPTIARGLGVDLEAVALAITARSSLGLLGPAFGVIADRRGRRAGMLIGLIAVIAALLLMTILPLYGIFFAGLLLLGAGKIVFDTSMQAYVGDRVDYRRRGLAIGLTELAWSAAYLVGIPVAGWLIARGGWNAAFPWLAALLLGCCVLLALLVSGGRGSGSQPPALPDAIRALLTYRSALAALTVSLLITFANELVSIVFGVWLEDAFGLQIAALGAASIVIGVAELGGEGLVIGVVDRLGKRRAVALGAAASVLSALALPALGTSVEGSLLGLFLFYLTFEATLVTSIALMTEIAPERRATLLAGNVAFVSFGRMVGAPLGTALFAGGIAANAAAAALAYLLALGVVILFVQQE